The proteins below come from a single Triticum aestivum cultivar Chinese Spring chromosome 5D, IWGSC CS RefSeq v2.1, whole genome shotgun sequence genomic window:
- the LOC123119588 gene encoding F-box/FBD/LRR-repeat protein At1g13570 (The sequence of the model RefSeq protein was modified relative to this genomic sequence to represent the inferred CDS: added 106 bases not found in genome assembly) produces MEARGPIPKRTKFTAPKIQEVLPSREALEAPGHGPPPSAHNQQPPPGAGEDEGSADRISNLPDTILGEIVSRLPTNQGARTQILAPRWRHIWSSAPLTIDCEGLPADNEVLAGIVSRTVSTHPPPCHRFCVPSCFLGDRASTVDKWLRTSALDNLQELEFWFKPYYRPQPLQHPPPSSMFRFSATLCVATIGNCNLPDSTVQGLHFPLLKQLGLELVSISECSLHSLIASCPAVECLLISHGFGFCCLRINSLTLRSFAVKNYRKGNDQLKELVVENAPCLQSLLHLDFDYGLHISVVSAPKLETLGCLSDGFYISKPDDLSRFVFGSTVIQGLRVDRLTTVVHAVKNLAVNMKILSLDTIIELMRCFPCLEKIYIESESKKEKNVRGRKHRNLTKCPNIRLKTIVFECYEGIKSDIEFASFFVLNATVLELMKLQIRARDYNEQFLAEQRRKLQLVNKASRGARFHFTTDKCARGVWDVHHVRDLDLTDPFVC; encoded by the exons CCCCCTCCGCCCACAACCAACAACCGCCGCCCGGAGCGGGCGAGGATGAAGGAAGCGCCGACCGCATCAGCAACCTCCCCGACACCATCCTCGGCGAGATCGTCTCCCGCCTCCCCACCAACCAAGGCGCTCGCACCCAGATCCTCGCGCCCCGGTGGCGCCACATCTGGAGCTCCGCGCCTCTTACCATCGACTGCGAAGGCCTCCCCGCCGATAACGAGGTACTCGCCGGCATCGTCTCGCGTACGGTTTCAACGCATCCGCCCCCCTGCCACCGCTTCTGCGTCCCCTCGTGCTTCCTCGGCGACCGAGCGTCTACTGTGGACAAATGGCTCCGAACCTCCGCTCTGGACAACCTCCAGGAGCTGGAGTTCTGGTTCAAGCCATACTATCGACCGCAGCCGCTGCAGCATCCGCCACCATCGTCCATGTTCCGCTTCTCGGCCACGCTCTGTGTTGCCACCATCGGAAACTGCAACCTTCCGGACAGCACCGTCCAAGGGCTTCACTTCCCCCTGCTTAAGCAGCTCGGACTTGAACTCGTCAGCATCTCGGAGTGCTCACTGCACAGCTTGATTGCCAGTTGCCCTGCTGTGGAGTGCTTGCTGATTAGCCATGGATTCGGCTTTTGCTGCCTCAGGATCAACTCCCTTACCCTTAGAAGCTTTGCTGTCAAGAACTATCGGAAAGGCAATGACCAGTTAAAGGAACTAGTTGTCGAGAATGCGCCTTGCCTTCAAAGCTTGCTCCATCTTGATTTTGACTATGGTTTGCATATATCAGTGGTCtccgcgcctaaactggagaccctAGGCTGCCTTTCTGATGGGTTTTACATCTCCAAACCAGATGATCTCTCTAGATtcgtgtttggctccacagttattCAG GGCTTGCGTGTCGATAGACTGACAACGGTGGTGCACGCAGTGAAGAATTTAGCTGTCAATATGAAGATTCTTAGTTTGGATACAATTATCGAGTTGATGCGATGCTTTCCATGCTTGGAGAAGATATATATTGAG TCAGAGTCAAAGAAGGAAAAAAATGTGCGCGGTCGCAAACACCGGAATCTTACCAAATGTCCTAACATCCGTCTAAAGACAATAGTATTTGAATGTTATGAGGGTATTAAGTCTGACATCGAATTTGCTTCATTCTTTGTACTGAACGCTACAGTGCTGGAGTTAATGAAACTTCAGATCAGAGCCAGGGATTATAATGAACAATTCTTGGCAGAACAACGTAGGAAGCTTCAGCTAGTAAACAAGGCTTCACGAGGTGCTCGGTTTCATTTTACAACTGATAAATGTGCCCGTGGTGTTTGGGATGTGCATCATGTCCGTGACTTGGATTTAACTGATCCATTTGTATGTTGA